In Nicotiana tabacum cultivar K326 chromosome 19, ASM71507v2, whole genome shotgun sequence, one DNA window encodes the following:
- the LOC107775338 gene encoding syntaxin-132 — translation MNDLLNDGFDTYEAPRHQNDRLGDIEMGIQRPMDSGELGLDDFFKQVHQIEKQYEKLEKLLKKLQDAHEESKAVTKAAAMKAIKQRMEKDVDEVSKVARFIKLKIEELDKENLANRSKPGCGKGSALDRSRTATTVSLKKKFKDKMSEFQTLRENIHQEYREVVERRVYTVTGNRADEETIDRLIETGDSEQIFQKAIREQGRGQIMDTLAEIQERHDAVRELERKLLELQQIFLDMAVLVDAQGDMLDNIESQVSAAVDHVQSGNTALQKAKSLQKNSRKWMCIAIIILLIIVAVIVVGVLKPWSSNKGA, via the exons ATGAACGACCTTTTAAAT GATGGTTTTGATACCTATGAGGCCCCTAGGCATCAAAATGATAGACTTGGAGATATTGAAATGGGAATACAAAGACCAATGGACTCCGGGGAGCTAGGTCTTGATGATTTCTTTAAGCAG GTTCACCAAATTGAGAAGCAGTATGAGAAGTTGGAAAAGCTCCTCAAGAAGCTTCAG GATGCTCATGAGGAATCAAAGGCTGTCACAAAAGCTGCTGCTATGAAAG CAATTAAGCAGCGAATGGAAAAAGATGTTGATGAAGTTAGCAAAGTAGCTCGATTCATCAAATTAAAGATTGAGGAACTTGACAAAGAA AATCTGGCCAATAGAAGCAAACCAGGATGTGGTAAAGGATCAGCTCTTGACAGATCAAGAACGGCAACAACAGT CTCCTTGAAAAAGAAGTTCAAAGATAAAATGTCCGAGTTTCAG ACATTACGAGAGAACATCCACCAAGAATATCGTGAGGTTGTTGAAAGGCGTGTATACACAG TGACGGGCAATCGAGCTGATGAAGAG ACAATTGATCGGTTGATAGAGACTGGGGACAGTGAGCAGATATTCCAGAAAGCTATTCGAGAACAAGGGAGAGGACAG ATAATGGATACCCTAGCGGAAATTCAAGAGCGTCATGATGCAGTCAGAGAGCTAGAAAGGAAACTTCTTGAGTTGCAACAG ATATTCTTGGATATGGCAGTGTTGGTTGATGCTCAAGGGGACATGCTTGATAATATAGAATCACAG GTTTCAGCTGCAGTAGACCATGTGCAATCAGGGAATACTGCTCTACAAAAGGCAAAGTCACTACAAAAGAATTCAAGAAAATGGATGTGCATTGCCATCATCATCCTTCTGATAATCGTTGCAGTCATCGTTGTTGGTGTGCTCAAGCCATGGAGTAGCAACAAGGGTGCTTGA